A part of Anaerolineae bacterium genomic DNA contains:
- a CDS encoding LysM peptidoglycan-binding domain-containing protein, giving the protein MPYRRVFSAMARPVTRLPRTLTCLLAVVVAVSAGGCTKVKPAPPESLSLATGRPSLSAQVSEPPSTGPQRGIEEASALASIGDSPLPTPDSGYSATSLQVPANPPTPTPEPRHITHTVGWGDTVLSIALQYGARMEAIVQANNLTNNVIYVGQVLTIPLPEIPIGAQQYVVQPGDTLYSIAQHLGVEVDALMRANGLTNGYYLQVGQVLIVPAGGTLPSPSNRVQAAGVNPRRTHVVQPGDSLSSLAVMYDVAAQDIALVNALENPNLLQVGQTLIIP; this is encoded by the coding sequence ATGCCATACAGGCGAGTCTTCAGTGCAATGGCGCGTCCGGTGACGCGCCTACCGCGGACACTGACGTGCCTACTAGCAGTGGTGGTGGCTGTCTCGGCGGGCGGCTGCACCAAGGTCAAGCCCGCGCCGCCGGAGTCCCTGTCGCTGGCCACGGGCCGGCCGTCGCTCTCGGCCCAGGTGTCAGAACCGCCCTCGACCGGGCCTCAGCGGGGCATCGAGGAGGCCTCTGCTCTAGCCTCGATCGGCGACTCACCCCTGCCTACGCCAGATTCGGGTTACTCGGCCACCTCTCTGCAAGTACCGGCCAACCCGCCCACCCCAACGCCGGAGCCGCGCCACATCACCCACACCGTGGGTTGGGGTGATACCGTGCTGAGCATCGCCCTGCAGTACGGTGCGCGCATGGAAGCCATAGTCCAGGCTAACAACCTCACCAACAACGTCATCTACGTGGGACAGGTGCTCACCATCCCCCTGCCCGAGATACCCATCGGGGCGCAGCAGTACGTGGTACAGCCGGGAGACACCCTCTACAGCATCGCCCAGCACCTGGGCGTGGAAGTGGACGCCCTAATGCGCGCCAACGGCCTCACCAACGGGTACTACCTGCAGGTCGGCCAGGTCCTTATCGTGCCGGCAGGGGGCACGCTCCCCTCCCCGAGCAACAGGGTCCAGGCCGCCGGCGTGAACCCCCGCCGCACCCATGTGGTCCAGCCTGGGGATTCGCTCTCGTCACTGGCGGTCATGTACGATGTCGCCGCTCAGGACATAGCTCTGGTCAACGCCCTGGAGAACCCCAACCTGCTCCAGGTCGGCCAGACGCTGATTATACCCTGA